In Hallerella succinigenes, the following are encoded in one genomic region:
- a CDS encoding TIGR01212 family radical SAM protein (This family includes YhcC from E. coli K-12, an uncharacterized radical SAM protein.), which translates to MPFYTTYKEFLAKTFPEWKRVRKLPLNGGMSCPNLDGSRGKGGCSYCNNKSFSPVWDKAGVDVQEQIAEFLPRIRCKYKDAGILAYFQPYTNTYAPIDRLREIYEPAFASEEVIGVAIGTRPDCVPFDVMELLAYENTRKKVILELGLQTASDVTLERVGRGHTVADFLDAVKRAHASGLIVTSHVILGLPGETMEDFERTAETIKSSGVSAVKIHPLHIVRGTRMAEEFARGEFELLSFEGYCNAVARFIQIVGMQIAIERFSGEAQNETLIAPDWSGNRSKIVARVEELLQSNQPG; encoded by the coding sequence ATGCCCTTCTACACGACATATAAAGAATTTCTCGCCAAGACTTTTCCCGAATGGAAGCGCGTACGCAAATTGCCGTTGAACGGGGGAATGAGCTGTCCAAATTTGGACGGTTCTCGAGGAAAGGGCGGTTGCAGTTACTGCAACAATAAGTCTTTTAGCCCGGTCTGGGATAAGGCGGGTGTGGATGTGCAGGAGCAGATTGCGGAATTCTTGCCGCGGATTCGTTGCAAGTATAAAGATGCGGGAATCCTCGCCTATTTTCAGCCGTACACGAATACCTATGCGCCTATCGATCGGTTGCGTGAAATTTACGAGCCGGCTTTTGCTTCAGAAGAAGTCATCGGTGTAGCGATCGGGACGCGTCCGGACTGTGTTCCGTTTGATGTGATGGAACTTCTCGCTTATGAAAATACGCGAAAAAAAGTGATTCTTGAACTAGGGCTTCAGACGGCGAGCGATGTCACGTTAGAACGTGTCGGTCGCGGTCATACGGTTGCGGATTTTTTGGATGCTGTCAAACGGGCCCATGCGTCGGGATTGATTGTGACGTCGCACGTGATTCTTGGACTCCCCGGCGAAACGATGGAAGACTTTGAACGGACAGCAGAGACGATTAAAAGTTCGGGCGTGAGCGCTGTCAAAATTCACCCGTTGCACATTGTCCGCGGAACGCGCATGGCGGAAGAATTTGCACGTGGGGAATTTGAACTGCTTTCGTTCGAAGGTTACTGCAATGCCGTGGCGCGGTTCATTCAAATCGTGGGAATGCAAATCGCCATTGAACGCTTTAGTGGCGAAGCGCAGAACGAAACTCTCATCGCTCCGGATTGGAGCGGAAACCGCAGCAAGATCGTCGCTCGCGTCGAAGAACTATTACAGTCCAATCAGCCCGGTTAA
- a CDS encoding sialate O-acetylesterase, whose translation MNKILFGAALAVSVISAFAEPDPNFHIYIAFGQSNMEGQATVIESNKIPNENFQVLASMTCQNMGRTLGEWAVAIPPLFHCYTGLSPADYFGKTMADSLPGIKIGVIPVAVAGTSIQLFDKDQYASYLPTTESWLQSKAADYGGNPYGRIIDLAKEAQKVGIIKGILFHQGETDGYNDSWGNTVKKVYEDMLTDLGLSADTVPFIAGEVLQGGQCAGANSQINALPNKIATAHVVSSAGCAGGSDNLHFSNEGYQLLGKRYAEKMLTLLPSRAPVLSSSSAESSSSAESSSSEETQAIQPRYSIPKTEEVPFNIYDLSGKKIGTFTAQSNDWKATWNSIRGKYPEGHYCIQKFSR comes from the coding sequence ATGAATAAAATTTTATTTGGAGCAGCTCTCGCTGTTTCCGTCATCAGCGCCTTTGCAGAGCCTGATCCCAACTTTCACATTTACATCGCCTTTGGACAGTCGAATATGGAAGGCCAAGCGACCGTAATCGAATCCAATAAAATTCCGAATGAAAACTTTCAGGTTCTCGCCTCCATGACTTGTCAAAACATGGGAAGAACACTCGGCGAATGGGCTGTCGCAATTCCACCGCTTTTTCACTGCTACACGGGCCTCTCTCCCGCAGACTACTTCGGCAAGACAATGGCAGACAGCCTTCCTGGCATTAAAATCGGCGTAATTCCCGTTGCTGTCGCCGGAACAAGCATCCAACTATTTGATAAAGACCAATACGCCTCTTACCTTCCCACGACCGAAAGTTGGCTTCAAAGCAAAGCGGCCGACTACGGCGGTAATCCCTACGGTCGCATAATCGACCTCGCCAAGGAAGCTCAAAAAGTCGGCATCATCAAGGGCATTCTCTTTCACCAGGGTGAAACCGACGGCTACAACGACAGCTGGGGCAATACGGTCAAAAAAGTCTATGAAGATATGCTAACGGATCTCGGACTTTCCGCAGATACGGTGCCGTTCATCGCAGGCGAAGTTCTGCAGGGAGGTCAATGCGCAGGCGCCAACAGCCAAATCAACGCTCTGCCGAATAAAATTGCAACGGCGCACGTCGTCAGCTCCGCAGGCTGCGCTGGAGGCTCCGACAACTTGCACTTTAGCAACGAAGGTTACCAACTTTTAGGCAAGCGCTATGCGGAAAAAATGCTTACCCTTTTGCCGAGCCGTGCCCCCGTTCTGTCATCTAGCTCTGCCGAATCCTCGAGTTCTGCGGAATCCAGTTCTTCAGAAGAAACACAAGCCATCCAGCCAAGATATTCCATTCCAAAAACAGAAGAAGTTCCATTCAATATCTATGATTTAAGCGGAAAAAAGATCGGGACCTTTACAGCACAAAGCAACGATTGGAAAGCCACCTGGAACTCCATCCGCGGTAAATATCCTGAAGGTCATTACTGTATTCAAAAATTTTCTCGTTAG
- a CDS encoding sugar porter family MFS transporter, protein MDKLSTEKLDLGHVIKITLAAALGGFLFGFDSSVINGANGALKVHFAMTDHQLGLAVALSLIGAAIGAYFAGRLADAFGRIKCMLAAAILFLVSAIGSGIPFGVTDFIMWRVIGGVGVGMASIIAPIYIAETAPAHLRGRLGSMQQMAIVVGIFIALLSNYLIVQVAGSANNPIFGRFKAWQLMFWIEIIPALMYGIAALRLPESPRYLISQGNIEEAKAVFAKIKLDRLDEHVEAIQKSFNNEKRHTLSDLLETLSNGKKRVAPIVWVGLGLAVLQQLVGINVIFYYGSMLWQSVGFGESDAFLSSLINSSINMVMTVVAILLIDKVGRKPLLLVGSIGMMITLGTLALCFLNANPDGSLGGGAVVAFVAANFYVAFFAVTWGPVMWVMLGEMFNNRIRAVAISICGLAQWFANFLVSWSFPILTGDNGIGVGPTYLLYTFFAAISIFFVAKFVRETNGKHLEEM, encoded by the coding sequence ATGGATAAGTTATCAACAGAAAAACTAGACCTCGGCCATGTCATCAAAATTACCTTAGCCGCTGCACTCGGCGGTTTCCTTTTTGGCTTCGATTCCTCCGTGATTAACGGTGCGAACGGAGCTCTCAAAGTCCATTTCGCTATGACGGATCATCAGTTGGGGCTTGCCGTTGCATTGTCTTTAATCGGTGCGGCTATCGGTGCCTACTTCGCGGGTCGTTTGGCGGATGCTTTCGGACGTATCAAATGTATGCTCGCCGCAGCAATCCTCTTCCTTGTGAGCGCAATCGGTTCGGGAATTCCGTTTGGAGTTACGGACTTTATCATGTGGCGCGTGATCGGTGGTGTGGGTGTCGGTATGGCGAGTATTATCGCTCCGATCTACATTGCGGAGACCGCTCCGGCGCATCTCCGTGGACGTCTAGGCTCTATGCAGCAGATGGCGATTGTGGTGGGTATCTTCATAGCGCTGCTCTCGAACTACTTGATCGTTCAGGTGGCCGGCTCTGCGAACAATCCGATTTTCGGAAGATTTAAGGCCTGGCAGTTAATGTTCTGGATTGAAATCATCCCGGCACTCATGTACGGCATTGCGGCTCTCCGACTTCCGGAATCGCCGAGATATTTGATTTCCCAGGGAAATATCGAAGAAGCAAAGGCTGTCTTTGCCAAGATCAAGCTGGATCGTTTGGATGAACACGTGGAAGCGATTCAGAAGTCCTTCAACAATGAAAAGCGCCACACTCTTTCGGATCTTCTTGAAACTCTCTCGAACGGAAAGAAGCGTGTCGCTCCGATTGTTTGGGTGGGCCTTGGCCTTGCCGTGTTGCAGCAGCTCGTCGGTATCAACGTGATTTTTTACTACGGCTCGATGCTCTGGCAGAGCGTTGGCTTTGGTGAAAGCGACGCCTTCCTTTCGAGCTTGATCAACAGTAGCATCAACATGGTGATGACCGTGGTGGCGATCCTCTTGATCGATAAGGTTGGCCGTAAGCCGCTTCTGTTGGTCGGTAGTATTGGGATGATGATTACATTGGGAACCTTGGCACTCTGCTTCCTGAATGCGAACCCGGATGGTTCCTTGGGCGGTGGCGCTGTGGTCGCTTTCGTTGCGGCAAACTTCTATGTGGCATTCTTTGCTGTCACATGGGGGCCGGTGATGTGGGTGATGCTCGGCGAAATGTTCAATAACCGTATTCGCGCTGTCGCCATCTCGATTTGCGGTCTTGCACAGTGGTTTGCGAACTTCCTCGTTTCCTGGTCGTTCCCGATTCTTACCGGCGATAACGGTATCGGCGTCGGACCGACTTACCTGCTTTACACCTTCTTTGCGGCGATCAGTATCTTCTTCGTTGCGAAGTTTGTGCGTGAAACGAATGGTAAGCACTTGGAAGAAATGTAA
- a CDS encoding argininosuccinate synthase, protein MAKAAKNSKKKVVLAYSGGLDTSVIIPWLKDNYDCEVIAFAADLGQGDFPSEAALEKKALATGASKCYVLDLRKEFLEDYVWPTVRAGAKYEGTYLLGTSFARPLIAKYQVKIAQMEGAYAVAHGATGKGNDQVRFELTYAALDPSLEVIAPWKDPKWEFNDREGMIDYLDAHKIPHTGISKTKIYSEDGNLWHLSHEGGILEEPDKEHKYDMLKHTKTYEKAPNKASYVTISFDKGTPVALDGKKMGAVELLEKLNKIAGENACGLIDIVEDRLVGLKSRGVYETPGGTLLYKAHECLEQLVLDKETMFEKQKMAMTYANLVYNGQWFTPLRQAMDAFIAETQKVVTGDVRLKLYKGNVIPAGMKSPYSLYDLGLGSFSNVEMYDQKDAIGFIHCFGLPLKTRALLLGKKTNVEFGTVNVKKKK, encoded by the coding sequence ATGGCAAAAGCTGCTAAAAATTCCAAGAAAAAGGTCGTCCTCGCTTACAGCGGTGGACTTGATACTTCCGTTATTATTCCTTGGCTCAAGGATAACTACGACTGCGAAGTGATTGCTTTCGCTGCAGACCTCGGCCAGGGTGACTTCCCGAGCGAAGCCGCTCTTGAAAAGAAGGCTCTTGCAACGGGCGCTTCCAAGTGCTACGTGCTCGACCTCCGCAAGGAATTCCTCGAAGATTACGTTTGGCCGACTGTTCGCGCTGGTGCGAAGTACGAAGGCACGTATCTCCTCGGCACGTCCTTTGCCCGTCCGCTCATCGCCAAGTATCAGGTGAAGATTGCTCAGATGGAAGGCGCTTATGCTGTGGCTCACGGTGCAACCGGTAAGGGCAACGACCAGGTTCGTTTCGAACTCACCTATGCCGCTCTCGACCCGTCCCTCGAAGTGATTGCTCCGTGGAAGGACCCGAAGTGGGAATTCAACGACCGCGAAGGCATGATCGACTACCTCGACGCTCACAAGATTCCGCACACCGGCATTTCTAAGACAAAGATCTATTCCGAAGACGGTAACCTCTGGCACCTCTCTCACGAAGGTGGCATTCTCGAAGAACCGGATAAGGAACACAAGTATGACATGTTGAAGCACACGAAGACCTATGAAAAGGCTCCGAACAAGGCTTCCTACGTCACGATTTCCTTCGACAAGGGCACTCCGGTCGCTCTCGATGGTAAAAAGATGGGTGCAGTGGAACTCCTCGAAAAGTTGAACAAGATCGCAGGCGAAAACGCTTGCGGCCTGATCGACATCGTCGAAGACCGTCTCGTCGGCCTCAAGAGCCGCGGCGTGTACGAAACTCCGGGTGGCACGCTCCTTTACAAGGCACACGAATGCTTGGAACAGCTTGTTCTCGATAAGGAAACGATGTTCGAAAAGCAGAAGATGGCTATGACCTATGCAAACCTCGTTTACAATGGTCAGTGGTTCACTCCGCTCCGCCAGGCTATGGATGCCTTCATCGCCGAAACCCAGAAGGTGGTTACCGGTGACGTGCGTCTCAAGCTCTACAAGGGCAATGTGATCCCGGCTGGCATGAAGAGCCCGTACAGCTTGTATGATCTTGGCCTCGGCAGCTTCTCCAACGTCGAAATGTATGACCAGAAGGACGCTATCGGTTTCATTCACTGCTTCGGCCTCCCGCTCAAGACGCGTGCTCTCTTGCTCGGCAAGAAGACGAATGTCGAATTCGGCACGGTCAACGTGAAGAAAAAGAAGTGA